A genomic region of Caldicellulosiruptor acetigenus contains the following coding sequences:
- the lysS gene encoding lysine--tRNA ligase produces the protein MQDFEFTQEELNEQIQNRIKKLRELQQNKYNPYEKVKYDPTHYSTDIKENFEVFEGKFVCVAGRMLSKRGHGKASFVDILDTKGKIQIYIKIDEVGEEKYEEFKEYYDIGDIIGVKGEVFKTHKGEISVKAKEIEMLTKCLRPLPEKWHGLRDIDTRYRKRYLDLIVNPQVRDTFIKRSLIIRSIRKYLDDRGFLEVETPVLSPVAGGAAARPFITHHNALDIDLYLRIATELHLKRLIVGGFDKVYELGRVFRNEGISIKHNPEFTTIEIYQAYADYKDMMELTEKLITTVAQEVLGTLKITYQGQEIDLTPPWQRLTMVEAIKKYVGVDFENVTSLDEARKIAKDLGIEVEENWQVGHIINEVFEKKVEDFLVQPTFIMDYPVEVSPLAKRKKDNPQFTERFELFITCREIANAFSELNDPFDQKERFLEQLKERQRGNQEAHMMDEDFIEALEYGMPPTGGLGIGIDRLVMLLTDSYSIRDVLLFPTMRPKD, from the coding sequence ATGCAGGATTTTGAGTTTACACAGGAAGAGCTAAACGAGCAGATACAAAACAGGATAAAGAAACTTCGAGAACTTCAGCAGAATAAATACAATCCATATGAAAAGGTAAAATACGACCCGACACATTATTCCACTGATATTAAAGAAAACTTTGAAGTATTTGAAGGCAAGTTTGTCTGTGTTGCAGGAAGGATGCTTTCAAAAAGAGGCCATGGCAAGGCTTCATTTGTGGATATTTTGGACACAAAAGGAAAAATCCAGATTTATATAAAGATTGATGAAGTTGGAGAAGAAAAGTACGAGGAGTTCAAAGAGTATTATGATATCGGAGATATAATAGGTGTAAAAGGTGAGGTTTTCAAGACTCACAAGGGCGAAATTTCGGTAAAGGCAAAAGAGATTGAGATGCTCACCAAATGTTTGCGACCACTTCCTGAAAAGTGGCATGGGCTTAGAGACATTGATACAAGGTATAGAAAAAGATATCTTGACCTGATTGTAAATCCTCAAGTAAGAGATACTTTTATCAAGAGAAGCTTAATAATTCGCTCAATCAGAAAATATTTGGATGACAGGGGATTTTTGGAAGTAGAAACGCCTGTTTTGAGCCCTGTTGCAGGTGGTGCTGCTGCAAGACCTTTTATTACCCATCACAATGCTTTAGACATTGACCTGTATTTGAGAATTGCAACAGAGCTTCACTTAAAAAGACTTATAGTTGGTGGGTTTGACAAGGTATACGAGCTTGGTCGAGTATTTAGAAATGAAGGTATTTCAATAAAACACAATCCGGAATTTACAACCATTGAGATTTACCAGGCGTATGCTGACTATAAGGACATGATGGAACTTACTGAAAAGCTCATCACAACGGTTGCACAAGAGGTTCTGGGCACATTAAAAATAACATATCAAGGGCAGGAGATTGACCTGACACCGCCATGGCAAAGACTTACCATGGTTGAAGCAATCAAAAAGTATGTTGGTGTGGACTTTGAAAATGTTACTTCTCTGGATGAAGCAAGAAAAATTGCAAAGGACCTTGGGATTGAGGTTGAGGAAAACTGGCAGGTAGGTCATATTATAAACGAGGTGTTTGAGAAAAAGGTTGAAGATTTTCTTGTCCAGCCCACGTTTATAATGGACTATCCGGTTGAGGTTTCTCCGCTTGCAAAGAGAAAGAAAGACAATCCACAGTTTACAGAGAGGTTTGAACTTTTCATTACATGCAGGGAAATTGCAAATGCATTTTCTGAGCTGAATGACCCGTTTGATCAGAAAGAGAGATTTTTAGAGCAGCTCAAGGAAAGGCAGAGAGGCAACCAAGAAGCCCACATGATGGATGAGGACTTTATAGAAGCGCTTGAGTACGGCATGCCACCGACAGGTGGGCTTGGAATAGGAATTGACAGGCTGGTTATGCTTCTGACAGATTCATATTCAATCAGAGATGTGTTACTTTTCCCAACAATGCGACCAAAGGATTAG
- the greA gene encoding transcription elongation factor GreA: MDTAKYQLSREAYEKYLKELENLKTVKRKEVAEKIKVARSFGDLSENSEYDEAKAEQAALEERIAYLEQLINNAKIIDKDEVSTDFVGIGTNVKIQNLDTGDVFEYSIVGSKEADPLNFKISDESPVGKALMGKKVGDVVEVSVPAGKFRYKILEISK; encoded by the coding sequence ATGGATACAGCAAAATATCAACTTTCTCGTGAAGCATATGAAAAGTACTTAAAAGAGCTCGAAAATTTAAAAACAGTTAAGAGGAAAGAAGTTGCAGAAAAGATAAAGGTTGCTCGTTCATTTGGTGACCTTTCAGAAAACTCTGAGTATGATGAGGCAAAGGCAGAACAGGCAGCTTTAGAGGAAAGAATTGCATATTTAGAGCAACTTATAAATAATGCCAAGATTATTGATAAGGATGAAGTCTCAACTGATTTTGTTGGGATTGGTACAAATGTAAAAATTCAGAATTTAGATACTGGGGATGTATTTGAATATTCAATAGTTGGGTCAAAGGAAGCAGACCCTTTGAATTTTAAGATTTCTGATGAGTCGCCTGTTGGCAAAGCTTTGATGGGTAAAAAAGTTGGAGATGTTGTTGAAGTGAGTGTACCTGCAGGAAAGTTCAGATATAAGATACTTGAGATATCAAAATAA